The stretch of DNA CGAGTTGGAGATGTGAGCGTACATGCAGTAATTTGATTGAACCATCAGCTATCTTGTTGCGGACAAAATGGCAATCGACCTCTATGTGTTTGGTACGTTCGTGAAATATAGGATTGTGGGCAATGTGGATAGCCGATTGATTATCACAGTAAATAGTGGCTGGAGCAGTAGGTGTAACGTTGAAATCGTGTAAGAGCTGCTGAAGCCAAATGACTTCACTAGTGGTACTTGCTAATGCTCGGTATTCGGCCTCAGTTGAAGATCTGGAAATGGTTGCTTGCTTTTTAGCTTTCCATGAGACCAATGCATCACCGAGAAATACGCAATAGCCAGTGACCGATTTTCGTGTGTCTACACATGAAGCCCAGTCAGCATCAGAGAACGCTCTTAAGTGAAGGGAtgaagaaactggaaagaataCACCTTGACCAGGAGCTGCTTTTAGATATTGTAAGAGATGATGAACAGCTTGCATATGTTGTGTGCGAGGTTTTGAGACAAACTGACTGAGTTTATGGACTGCAAAAACTATGTCAGGCCGGGATAATGTAAGGTAGAGTAGTCTACCAATAAGGCGACGATATTGCGAGATGTCCTCAAGTGGTTGGCCATCAGTAGTGTTAAGATTCGTTCGGGGTTCCATGGGTGTAAAAAGTGGCTTGCTAGCCAATAAACCAGTGTCTTCCAGCAATTGTAATGTGTAATGACGTTGAGACAAGCAGATCCCTTGTTGGTTGCGAGCAATTTCCAGACCGAGAAAGTATTTAAGTGATCCTAAGTCCTTGAGTTTAAAGTGATTTTGAAGCAATGTTTTCAAGGACTGTATGATATGCGACGATGGTCCAGCAATGATGATATCGTCAACGTAGACAAGTAAGGCAACAAAGGAAGGACCTGACCCTTTTGTGAATAATGTGTTATCTGATTGAGATTGAGAAAAACCATGTTGTAGTAAGGCCTTGGAGAATTTAGAATACCATTGGCGAGATGCTTGGCGTAAACCATAGATCGACTTGTGTAATTTACACACAAGTTTGGATGACTTATTGCCCTGGGGAGTTTGAGTGGCATAGCCAAGAGGTAAATCCATGTACACTTCCTCTAGCAAATCGCCATTAAGAAAAGCATTATTAACATCGAGTTGCGCAAGGTGCCACTGCTGGCTGGCAGCAAGTGCTAGAAGTATTTTGACAGTGGTTAACTTGGCCACCGGTGAAAATGTTTCAAAGAAGTCAATTCCTTCTTGTTGAGTGTACCCTTTGGCAACAAGACGAGCCTTGTATCGATCTACGGAACCCTCAGATGTGTATTTGATCTTGTATACCCAACGACATCCGATAGAGTGTTTTCCCAAAGGCAATGGAACCACTGTCCAGGTGTTGTTAATTTCCATTGCATCAAGTTCAGCTTTCATTGCCTCTTGCCACTGAGGAAACTTAACAGCTTGGTGGTAGGATTGAGGCTCAAATTGTGAGGAAACATTGAGCACTAGATGACGATATTGTCGAGACAAAGTATCATAAGAAACATAAGCATTTAGAGGGTAGAGAGATTTAGAACTTGTTGGGACTGATGAATGCAATAAGTTGCAATGATAATCACGAAGATATGATGGTGGGTTCGTGATTCTTGAAGAAGTTCGAGTTGTGACACTTGGTTGATGACCAGCAGGTGAAGAATGCACCAGCTCATCGGAGTCAGGGACAATCAAGGAAGTATTGTCAACGGACGAAGACTCATTACTTATGCATGGTGATTCTAATGGCTTCGGTAAGACCACATTTGGAAAAGGATCAACATTTGTGGTTGTTGTTCTGAGATGACAAGGGAAGACAGATTCATGGAATACAACATTCCTGGAAATGAAGACCTCTTGGTTTTGGAGGTCTAATAATTTGTATCCTTTGATACCTGATGGATATCCGAGGAAAATACATGAACGTGCCCTGGGTGAGAGTTTATCTCGATGGGCAGCCAATGTGGATGCAAAGGCAAGACATCCAAAGCTACGTAGATCAGCATAATCGAAGGCTCTTTGATATAGGAGTTCATAGGGAGATTTGTTTAGAGTCCGAGGTGAAGGCACGCGATTGATCAAAAATGTGGCAGTTAGAACACACTCTCCCCAGAACTTGGTAGGTACCCGAGATTGAAATAAAAGTGACCGAGCCACATTCAAAAGATGCTGATGTTTTCTTTCGACAACTGAGTTTTGTTGGGGTGTTTGTACGCAAGAGAACTGATGTAAAATGCCCTTAGCTTGGCAGAGTTCAGTGAATGCAAGCTCTTTTGCATTATCGGTGCGAAAGGCTTTGATCTTCTTGTGGAATTGATTCTCAATCATGTTGAAGAAACGTGTTACCACATGTGGAGCTTCTGATTTGTTATGCAACAAAAATACCCATGTAAAACGAGTACAGTCATCCACCAAGGTGAGGAAATAACGATGACCATTATATGTGGAACTGTGATGTGGTCCCCAAACATCGCAATGTATAAGATCAAACGAATGTTGAGAAATGTTTTGATGAGAAACAAATGTTAAACGTCTTTGTTTAGCTAATGGACATATGTAACAAGGTTTATGTGAATTAAACGTCGAAGAGCCATAGCCTAAATGACCTTTTAGCATATCCATGACTTGAGTGGAGGGATGACCAAGTCTGATGTGCCAAGTGTCCACTGAGATCTGATTGACAGCAACAATTGGAGCTTTGGTCCATGGATCCAGAACATACAACCCTTCAATTTTTCTACCCTTGCCAATCCTCTTCTGTGTCACGAGCTCCTGAATTATGAAGGCATCATGATAGAATTGTATCACGTATTTGTTGTCATCAAGAAGAGAACTTACTGACAGAAGATTGAACTTGAATTCTGGAACATAGAGTACATCTTTAAGTGTCAAGGAACTATTAATCTTTATATCTCCACAATATTTAACCCTGATGCAATCATGATTCGGCAATGTCACCATTGAATTATGCACTGGTTTGTATGTTTGGAAAAGAGACATATTCGAACGAATGTGTTTGGAAGCTCCAGAATCAAGAATCCAAGTGATAGGTGAGCATAAGTTGTTGTTCGCAGATATTGATAAACAAATACCTGTAGCATGAGCCTGGACTTGACTTTCTTGAGAATCGAGTGTCGATAAATGTTGAGCAAACATTGTCATTAGCTGCTCAACTTGGGCTTTGTCAAACTGTTGAAGCACATTCTGGGATGAATTAGTATCGGGGTTCGAGGACATTTGTGTGTCAGAGAGTTGATTTACTCCTGCAGACGAAAATTTGGTTGGAGGTTTCCCTTTGATTTTGTACCCCGGAGGATATCCATGTATCTTGTAACAAGTGTCAATCGTATGACCATGGAAGTTGCACTTGGTACAAAAAGGTCTCTCTCTTTGTATAGGCATATGTGCTCTGCTGTTAGGATATCTCTGTTGTTGTTGTTCACCTTTGACCGCAAACGTCAAGTTCCCTCCAGAGCTGTTGCCGACAAATTGAGAACCAATAGCCCTTTGGCGTTCCTCTTGTACAATCAAAGAGAAAACACGATTGATAGGCGGAAGTGGATCAATCAATAGAATTTGGCTGCGAATTTGTGCCATTGAGTCATTGAGACCCATAAGAAATGCCATGGTATATTCTGTCTGATAGTACGTTTCAATTTTCTTTACTCCCTGGCAATTGCACTGGCCACAGTGACACATGGGACGAAAATTTGTCAATTCTTCCCATAGAGCTTTGAGCTTGGTGAAGTAAACGCTGACAGAATCTTGTTCTTGACGTAAACTAACCAGCTCACGCCTTAATTGGAAAACTCTTGGTCCATTGCTTTGCTGAAACCGTTCTTTGAGATCTTCCCATATATCAGCTGCGGAATCAGCGAAGAGAATACTTGCTGAAATTTCTTTCGAAACCGAATTCAGAATCCAGGACATGACTATGTTATTATTGCGAGTCCAGTAATTGAGGAGAGTCAATTCATTTTCTGAAGGCCGAGCAATAGATCCATCAACAAAACCTAATTTGTTCTTGACAGAAAGTGCTATCCTCATCGCTCTATTCCAAGAAATGTAATTCTCTCCTGTAAGTGCTTGAGATACCAATACGAGCCCCGGATTGTCTGCGTGATGTAGAAAATAAGGACTCATGGGATCTTCAATGGCTGACTGACCAATTGAAGAACCAGAAGCATTCGCAGGTGCCATGATTGACCCGGCTGAATTAAGATGAACTGCAGAAATGATCAAAGTTGTTACCTAAGAACGATAAGAACGACGTGTTCCCGCTTCAACTCCGATCGACTCCTTTGCTACGCGAAAGcaatagctctgataccatattacGGAAGAAGAACAAGCATTGGGGCATTAAGCCTTTCTCATTGAATTACTGAAAAATGATTCTGAAAGAATGAATTCTTTACATTGATTACTTTCTATTTAACCAAATTCCAACCATTTAACTATCTAACTGTCGGTAACTATCTAACTGATGGTAGACTAACTACCAAACTAACTTAACCGTCTAATAGATAACGAatagttttaaatttttgttgTCCAgcgatatttttttttataatttcattTTGTCCCATTCTAATATACCAAATAAATCCGATTGAGCTTGGATTAGCGGACCACGCCTAAATCGTTGAAAATTCTACCCCGGCCATTTCtcattttttatatttgatAATAATTACCGGTCGGGActtcatattatataattaaagaATTTTTCAGGTCTCGTTTCAAATTTAGAATATTAATGTAAGAGATCACTTTTGTCtttttatgtttaattaataataataaactatTTAACGGAATTGATATCACTCAATCGagctaaaaatatatatatatatatatatatatatatatatatatatatatatatatatatatatatatatataaatacatataatATACATGTAGCTTATAATTCATATTTTAACATATTGTTATCTTATATAGATTGATAGTTACTatacttattttttaaaagtGGTAGTGCGTTGAATGTTTTTGTTAAGATCATGGATTTATGTTGAATTTGATCTCAAAAGTTAGTTCAAAGAGAATTGTCCAAATCcatatataaaattttcaatgataccccatggatgagACCATCAAGATCTGGCCCAAACCCTCGGCCCATATCTAAGGCCCAAAGGTAGCCCACAGGTGAAGGGCCCATGTCAAGCccatgtattctcctataaataccaggtttgagcgtatAATTTTTCATTCagtatattgttttcagcagcacccttagctgctccccccatatatcctcagtcactgacttgagcgtcggaggggctacgccaggacaccctcctggccccctcctaacgatcttatttgtgattcCAGGCTCAGGGTAGTTTCAAAGCCCACGTCTGAATTAGTGACGCTTGCGTggatcggaccctaaatttcccgtgagtatcacttggcgccgtctgtgggaacaatctgagttgagacgtagagatggtaggCAGGAGAGGAAGCAGAAGAGTTAACTCAGCGTCATCGCGTCCTCAGAGGGGACCCGAACCGTCTCATGTTGAGGCGAGGCAggaacaacctcgtcaagagacaAGAACTGAGCAGCCCCGTCACGAGACGAGGGTTGAGCAAACCCGTCCTAATGAGAACGTGGGAAACTTGACCTTGGAACAGTTGGGCCAATTCATCGCCCGTACAGTAGATGAGGCCATGAGGAGGAACCAAGAGTCTATGAGTGCTGGGGAACGGGCCCATCGTCAGGAGCGTGAGGAAAATGTTGAAGTCCACCAGAGCAGGGTTGAAGAGACGCAACCACCTCAGAGTGGAGAAATTAGTGAGATGGGGGAGATGTGGAAGGAGATACAGAGATTGAGGGAGCAGGTGGGAAGCAGGGCGCCGGTACCCAAGAGAGGAAGCCCTTTTTCACTAGCCATCTTGGAGGAAGGGCTCCCTCCGAATTTCCGACAATCAAACGTTGGAGAGTATGACGGACATACAGAccctgaggaacacttggggagATTTGAGAATGCGGCTCTGTTGCACCAATATTCGGACGGAGTCAGGTGCAGGGTGTTTCTGGGCACGTTGGTGAGGTCAGCCCAGCAATGGTTTAATACCCTGCAGCCCAACTCCATACAGTCGTTCGAGGATTTCTCTGCAGCCTTCTTGCACCGATTTGCCAGCAGCAAGAGGCATCAAAAGAACTATTTGAGTCTATTTGTGATGAAACAACAAGAGGCTGAAACATTGCGGGACTTTGTCCAGCGCTTCAACACTGCAGCACTAGAAATACCAGCGGCTACCCCGGACATCATGATAAGCGCCTTTACCCAAGGGCTGAGGGGGGGAGAATTCTTCAAATCGCTGGTCAAGAAGCCTCCGTCGAGCTATGATGACTTGTTAGCTCGGGCGGAGAAATACGTAAACTTGGAGGATGCTCAACGATACAGGAGGATGGAAAACCGGCCCGGAGGAAGTAGGGTGGAGGGAGCCGAGAGAGGTGGAAAGAAGAGGGGTGCAGGGGAAAGAGATGAGGACAGAACCAAAGGTAGAGGACAATTCTCATCACATGTTCCTCTGAATAGGAGTCGGGATAAGGTGATGGAAGTGAGGGAGTCAGGGGAGAGGGGGGAGAAGTCGCAGAGGGTTGAGAGCAATGCTCGACCTCCGTCGCAGGGTAGACAAGAAGGATCCTCGTCCAGGAGTGAACTGAGATCTCGCCCATCTTCTAGGCGGGGTCGAGGCCCTCCATGGATACATCAGAGGATCGAAGAGCCGAGAAGAGAAGGGCGGGGTCAGGATGCTCCTCGGGAACCTGTCGAAGCGAGGAGGAGAGCAGATGGAGATAACCACCCCACAAGAGGgatgattcatatgatctcggggggtGCTACTGATGGGGATTCCGGGCGAGCGCGGAAGGCCCATGGGAGGAGGTTggagaattttgaaatatcgAGGAGTGCGAACTTACCCCAGGATCCTGTCATCAGTTTTGGACCGGATGACCTCCGAGGCGTTGTGGCTCCCcataacgatgccttggtggtGACAGCCACCGTTGCCAATTACGATGTGGCACGAATTtttattgataatggaagctcTGTTAATATCCTGTTCAAGAGCACCATGGATCAGATGAAGGTGGAGGGATTTGAGTTCGAGCCGATCTCCACTCCTCTATATGGATTTGCAGGACATGCCATCCCGCCGCTCGGTCAAATTGTCCTTCCTCTATCTTTGGGACATGAGCCTCGGCGGGTAACGAAGATGACAACCTTTACTGTGGTGGACACCCCATCCGCTTACAATGGAATTCTGGGGCGACCAGCCCTCAAGGATTTCAGAGCTGTAGCGTCCACCTATCATCAGAAGTTGAAGTTTCCTGTCGGGAGGGAGGTGGGAGTCTTATGTGGGGACCAGAAAGTCGCTCGTCGATGTTATGAGGGGATAGTGAAAGAAGAGGGGAAGAGGGCACGTGTGGAGGTCAATATGATTAGAAGGGGACGAAGCGGGTTGCCCGTGGTAAAGAGGGAGGTTCATGAGGTGATGGATGAGAAGCCGGAGATCGTGACATTGGGGCCTGACCAGAAAACTCTAAGAGTAGCCCCTGACCTTGACCCAGAGGTAAGGGAAAAACTTATTACTTGTTTACAAGCTAATCTCAACAGGTTCGCTTGGTCTGCCCAAGAGCTCACAGGGACGAGTCCAGAGGTAGCAGAACATCGGTTAAACATCTTACCGAATTCCCGTCCCGTGAAACAGAAGAAAAGACACTTCGGGCCCGAGAAAGATATAGTTATAAAAAAGGAGGTGGGAGAGTTGCTCAGTGCCGGGCACATTCGAGAGGTACAATTTCCTACTTGGCTCTCGAATGTCGTTCTTGTTCCGAAAAGTTCAGGAAAATGGAGGATGTGTGTGGACTTCAGAGATCTCAACAAGGCATGTCCTAAAGATTGTTATCCTTTGCCGCGGATAGATCAGTTGGTGGACTCCACAGCTGGACATCAGTATTTGTGCATGCTGGACGCTTATCAGGGGTACCATCAAATCCCCTTGGCAGTGGAGGATCAAGATAAAGTAAGTTTCATCACCTCGGAAGGAACTTTCTGTTACGTGGTCATGCCCTTCGGACTCAAAAATGCCGGAGCCACGTATCAGCGGT from Primulina eburnea isolate SZY01 chromosome 6, ASM2296580v1, whole genome shotgun sequence encodes:
- the LOC140835559 gene encoding uncharacterized protein, yielding MVGRRGSRRVNSASSRPQRGPEPSHVEARQEQPRQETRTEQPRHETRVEQTRPNENVGNLTLEQLGQFIARTVDEAMRRNQESMSAGERAHRQEREENVEVHQSRVEETQPPQSGEISEMGEMWKEIQRLREQVGSRAPVPKRGSPFSLAILEEGLPPNFRQSNVGEYDGHTDPEEHLGRFENAALLHQYSDGVRCRVFLGTLVRSAQQWFNTLQPNSIQSFEDFSAAFLHRFASSKRHQKNYLSLFVMKQQEAETLRDFVQRFNTAALEIPAATPDIMISAFTQGLRGGEFFKSLVKKPPSSYDDLLARAEKYVNLEDAQRYRRMENRPGGSRVEGAERGGKKRGAGERDEDRTKGRGQFSSHVPLNRSRDKVMEVRESGERGEKSQRVESNARPPSQGRQEGSSSRSELRSRPSSRRGRGPPWIHQRIEEPRREGRGQDAPREPVEARRRADGDNHPTRGMIHMISGGATDGDSGRARKAHGRRLENFEISRSANLPQDPVISFGPDDLRGVVAPHNDALVVTATVANYDVARIFIDNGSSVNILFKSTMDQMKVEGFEFEPISTPLYGFAGHAIPPLGQIVLPLSLGHEPRRVTKMTTFTVVDTPSAYNGILGRPALKDFRAVASTYHQKLKFPVGREVGVLCGDQKVARRCYEGIVKEEGKRARVEVNMIRRGRSGLPVVKREVHEVMDEKPEIVTLGPDQKTLRVAPDLDPEVREKLITCLQANLNRFAWSAQELTGTSPEVAEHRLNILPNSRPVKQKKRHFGPEKDIVIKKEVGELLSAGHIREVQFPTWLSNVVLVPKSSGKWRMCVDFRDLNKACPKDCYPLPRIDQLVDSTAGHQYLCMLDAYQGYHQIPLAVEDQDKVSFITSEGTFCYVVMPFGLKNAGATYQRLMDKVFSKQVGRNVEVYVDDIMVKSKDSTLLIPDLVETFSTLRSYGLKLNPQKCIFGVKSGKFLGYMVTERGIEANPEKVQAIQGMVSPRGPKDVQQLTGRIAALARFISRSAHRSLPFFRTLRKAKKFEWGPDCEKAFTELKEYLAGLPVLAKPATGEPLWVYLSATEGAVSSVLVKLDGSVQQPVYYVSHALKGAEIRYSGLEKLALALVMTARRLRPYFLSHPIVVLTNSPLGRILTHSDISGRLVKWTTELGEYDIQYEPRTAIKAQALADFLAETVHQENEDPWKVYVDGSSSKDGSGVGVVLISPAGEEVKLAVRLDFRASNNEAEYEAVLAGLRAARNVGATRVLIFSDSQLVAQQMKGMYDVKDEKLIEYAREVDRVREKFTEITFEQIPRKENEKADALAKMAGTMGSWKNRDVVFQIEFAPHTSSPAVEQEEEDWRTGIIDYLKEGKLPADPREARKLKTKCARYVMVGDVLFRTSFAGPLLRCLSYQEADYVLREVHEGCCGNHLGAYALARKVLLAGYSWPSVLHDAQELVMSCDSCQRHARLSHRPAAMMKAVTAACPFDQWGMDIVGPFPIAPAQKKFLLVAVDYFSKWVEAEPLARITENDVLKFLWKSIVCRYGVPRRLISDNGRQFQGAKIEAWCKEMKIQQVFTSVAYPQSNGQVEVTNRTLVQGLKVRLGKAKGNWVDELPSVLWAYRTTPREGTKETPFGLVYGTEAVLPAEIGLESARVMFYDEDNGARRATDLDLLEGKRESASIQLEAYKNRIAQSYNRRVVQRNFQVGDLVLRKVQEEKRGKLDPKWEGPFKVVERLSSGAYYLENTQGKALKRPWNAYHLRKYYS